In Chelonia mydas isolate rCheMyd1 chromosome 19, rCheMyd1.pri.v2, whole genome shotgun sequence, the following are encoded in one genomic region:
- the HDAC1 gene encoding histone deacetylase 1 isoform X2, with protein sequence MALTQGTKRKVCYYYDGDVGNYYYGQGHPMKPHRIRMTHNLLLNYGLYRKMEIYRPHKANAEEMTKYHSDDYIKFLRSIRPDNMSEYSKQMQRFNVGEDCPVFDGLFEFCQLSAGGSVASAVKLNKQQTDIAVNWAGGLHHAKKSEASGFCYVNDIVLAILELLKYHQRVLYIDIDIHHGDGVEEAFYTTDRVMTASFHKYGEYFPGTGDLRDIGAGKGKYYAVNYPLRDGIDDESYEAIFKPVISKVMETFQPSAVALQCGSDSLSGDRLGCFNLTIKGHAKCVEFVKSFNLPMLMLGGGGYTIRNVARCWTYETAVALDTEIPNELPYNDYFEYFGPDFKLHISPSNMTNQNTNEYLEKIKQRLFENLRMLPHAPGVQMQPIPEDAVQEDSGDEDEEDPDKRISMRSADKRIACDEEFSDSEDEGEGGRKNVANFKKSKRVKAEDDKEEEEKKDC encoded by the exons GGGATGTTGGAAACTACTATTATGGCCAGGGCCATCCAATGAAACCCCACAGGATCCGAATGACCCACAACCTACTGCTGAACTATGGCctttacagaaaaatggagatctAT CGCCCCCACAAAGCAAATGCAGAAGAAATGACCAAGTATCATAGTGATGACTACATTAAATTTCTGAGATCTATTCGCCCTGATAACATGTCTGAGTACAGCAAGCAGATGCAGAGAT tCAATGTTGGGGAAGATTGCCCGGTGTTTGATGGGTTGTTTGAATTTTGTCAGCTGTCGGCAGGAGGCTCTGTTG CCAGCGCTGTGAAGCTGAACAAGCAACAGACAGATATTGCTGTGAATTGGGCAGGAGGCCTTCACCACGCCAAGAAGTCGGAGGCTTCTGGCTTCTGTTATGTCAACGACATTGTGTTAGCCATCTTGGAGCTATTAAA GtaccaccagagggtgctgtatATTGACATTGATATTCACCATGGAGATGGCGTGGAGGAAGCCTTTTACACCACAGACCGTGTCATGACTGCATCCTTTCATAAGTACGGAGAATACTTCCCAGGAACAGGGGATCTGCGG GATATTGGTGCAGGCAAAGGCAAGTATTATGCTGTCAACTATCCTCTCCGGGATGGAATTGACGATGAATCCTATGAGGCGATATTTAAGCCG GTGATATCTAAAGTGATGGAGACGTTCCAGCCTAGTGCAGTTGCCTTACAGTGTGGATCGGATTCTCTGTCAGGGGACAGATTGGGCTGTTTTAATCTGACCATCAAAG GTCATGCCAAGTGTGTGGAGTTCGTAAAGAGTTTTAACTTGCCTATGCTGATGCTAGGAGGAGGTGGCTACACAATCCGCAACGTGGCTAGATGCTGGACTTATGAGACTGCTGTGGCTTTGGACACGGAAATTCCAAATG AGCTTCCATATAATGACTATTTTGAATACTTTGGACCAGACTTTAAGCTCCACATCAGTCCTTCGAACATGACCAACCAGAACACCAATGAGTATCTTGAGAAGATTAA GCAACGGCTATTTGAGAATCTGCGCATGCTCCCTCATGCCCCTGGTGTCCAGATGCAGCCAATTCCCGAGGATGCCGTGCAGGAGGACAGCGGAGATGAAGATGAAGAGGATCCTGACAAACGCATTTCAA TGCGCTCTGCCGACAAGAGAATAGCCTGTGATGAAGAATTCTCAGACTCTGAAGATGAAGGGGAAGGTGGTCGCAAAAATGTTGCCAATTTTAAGAAGTCAAAGCGTGTAAAAGCAGAAGAtgataaggaggaggaggagaagaaag ATTGCTGA
- the HDAC1 gene encoding histone deacetylase 1 isoform X1: MALTQGTKRKVCYYYDGDVGNYYYGQGHPMKPHRIRMTHNLLLNYGLYRKMEIYRPHKANAEEMTKYHSDDYIKFLRSIRPDNMSEYSKQMQRFNVGEDCPVFDGLFEFCQLSAGGSVASAVKLNKQQTDIAVNWAGGLHHAKKSEASGFCYVNDIVLAILELLKYHQRVLYIDIDIHHGDGVEEAFYTTDRVMTASFHKYGEYFPGTGDLRDIGAGKGKYYAVNYPLRDGIDDESYEAIFKPVISKVMETFQPSAVALQCGSDSLSGDRLGCFNLTIKGHAKCVEFVKSFNLPMLMLGGGGYTIRNVARCWTYETAVALDTEIPNELPYNDYFEYFGPDFKLHISPSNMTNQNTNEYLEKIKQRLFENLRMLPHAPGVQMQPIPEDAVQEDSGDEDEEDPDKRISMRSADKRIACDEEFSDSEDEGEGGRKNVANFKKSKRVKAEDDKEEEEKKDEKEEEKAKEEKAEPKGVKEETKSA, from the exons GGGATGTTGGAAACTACTATTATGGCCAGGGCCATCCAATGAAACCCCACAGGATCCGAATGACCCACAACCTACTGCTGAACTATGGCctttacagaaaaatggagatctAT CGCCCCCACAAAGCAAATGCAGAAGAAATGACCAAGTATCATAGTGATGACTACATTAAATTTCTGAGATCTATTCGCCCTGATAACATGTCTGAGTACAGCAAGCAGATGCAGAGAT tCAATGTTGGGGAAGATTGCCCGGTGTTTGATGGGTTGTTTGAATTTTGTCAGCTGTCGGCAGGAGGCTCTGTTG CCAGCGCTGTGAAGCTGAACAAGCAACAGACAGATATTGCTGTGAATTGGGCAGGAGGCCTTCACCACGCCAAGAAGTCGGAGGCTTCTGGCTTCTGTTATGTCAACGACATTGTGTTAGCCATCTTGGAGCTATTAAA GtaccaccagagggtgctgtatATTGACATTGATATTCACCATGGAGATGGCGTGGAGGAAGCCTTTTACACCACAGACCGTGTCATGACTGCATCCTTTCATAAGTACGGAGAATACTTCCCAGGAACAGGGGATCTGCGG GATATTGGTGCAGGCAAAGGCAAGTATTATGCTGTCAACTATCCTCTCCGGGATGGAATTGACGATGAATCCTATGAGGCGATATTTAAGCCG GTGATATCTAAAGTGATGGAGACGTTCCAGCCTAGTGCAGTTGCCTTACAGTGTGGATCGGATTCTCTGTCAGGGGACAGATTGGGCTGTTTTAATCTGACCATCAAAG GTCATGCCAAGTGTGTGGAGTTCGTAAAGAGTTTTAACTTGCCTATGCTGATGCTAGGAGGAGGTGGCTACACAATCCGCAACGTGGCTAGATGCTGGACTTATGAGACTGCTGTGGCTTTGGACACGGAAATTCCAAATG AGCTTCCATATAATGACTATTTTGAATACTTTGGACCAGACTTTAAGCTCCACATCAGTCCTTCGAACATGACCAACCAGAACACCAATGAGTATCTTGAGAAGATTAA GCAACGGCTATTTGAGAATCTGCGCATGCTCCCTCATGCCCCTGGTGTCCAGATGCAGCCAATTCCCGAGGATGCCGTGCAGGAGGACAGCGGAGATGAAGATGAAGAGGATCCTGACAAACGCATTTCAA TGCGCTCTGCCGACAAGAGAATAGCCTGTGATGAAGAATTCTCAGACTCTGAAGATGAAGGGGAAGGTGGTCGCAAAAATGTTGCCAATTTTAAGAAGTCAAAGCGTGTAAAAGCAGAAGAtgataaggaggaggaggagaagaaag AtgagaaagaagaggaaaaagccAAAGAGGAGAAAGCAGAACCCAAAGG GGTAAAGGAAGAGACTAAATCGGCCTAA